From the genome of Candidatus Peregrinibacteria bacterium:
AGACAAAAGTTCAGGCGTATGTACCGATCATGACAGGGTGTGACAAGTTTTGTACTTACTGCATCGTGCCGTTCACACGTGGTCGAGAATACAGTAGGAAATTTGAAGAAATCATTGATGAATGCACCCGCTTGGTAAAGTCAGGTACGCAAGAAATCACATTGGTTGGTCAAACCGTAAATACTTACGGGCTCTCTCGCATGGATAGAGCTTCGAAGAATTTCGATTGGTATTATCATAAAGGTGGGCAGATTTCTTCTGCATATAGAGGTAACCATCCGGATGAGTCCGGTGTTGAAAAACCATTTATCACTCTACTAAAAGCAGTCGATAAATTAAAAACCAAAGGTCTAAAACGCCTAAGGTACACTTCCCCACATCCAAGAGATTTTACTGATGATGTTATAGATGCGATTACATCACTTGATACAATTTGTCCACATATTCACATGCCGGTGCAGTCAGGCTCGAACACAGTTCTCAAAAGAATGAATAGGAATTACCTTGCGGAGGAATACGTAGAAATTTTGCAAAAGATGCGTGAGAAAATCCCAAACCTTGTGATTACAACAGATATTATTGTTGGATTCTGTGGTGAGACAGATGAAGAATTTGAAGAAACATACAAAATGTATGACGCGCTCGAATGGGACTTTTGCTATATCTCACAATATTCTCCTCGCAAGGGGACGGTTAGTGAACGCATGATGGACGACGATATCTCGCGCGAAGTCAAAAAAGAGCGTTGGGAAAAAATGAATGAACTCATGAAGCAAAAAACTCATAAAAAAAACAAATCATACGAAGGGAGGGTCGTTGAAGTTTTGGTAGAAAGATCTACTCTCGAAAAAGACAATACTTATCTGAATTCCGGCCGCACACCTGACTCAAAAGAAATACAATTTATATCTGATCAAGATTTAACCGGCGAATTTGTAAACATAAAAATAACAGAAGGCCTCGAGTGGCTTCTCCGTGGTGCATTACGATAACTTGGCGCAAGGCTCATACTCCAATAACAGCTTTGATTCTTCGGACTCCCTTTGAGGAGCTTTCTTCTTTTTTGATTTTGAAAGAACCAAGTGATCCTGTATTTGCAGCATGTGGGCCACCGCAGATCTCGACTGAGAAATAGTCTTCTTTTTTTGGTAAACCTTCACTCTCCGCGACACCGGCGTCTAGCATATCAACGATCGCCTGCATACTTGCAGGGTCGGTTGCAGCATCCCCATGTCCCATGAAATAAACTTTTACACGTCCGCCCAGATCTTTGTCGTATTTATCTTCAAATATTCCGGTAGCTCCGATTTTGCGAGCTTGTCCGACAGTCATCTCTACAAATCCAACTTTATAATCTTCTTTGATGGCATCATTTACAAATTTCTCAACTTCAGATTTTTGTTCATCAGTTAATTTGTCATCATGAGAAAAATCAAATCGAAGTCTGTCAGCAGTTATATTTGAACCGCATTGATTTACATGTTCGCCGAGCACTTTGCGAAGTGCCTCGAGCATGAGATGTGTCGCTGTATGAAGTTTTTTGGTTTCCTCTGAGTGATCCGCCAGCCCGCCGGCGAACTTCTGCTCCGCTCCGGCTCTGCTGAGAGCTTGGTGCTCTTCAAATGCAGTGTCAAATCCTTCACGATCAACGCTGATGCCTTTTTCTTTTGCTAATTCTTCTGTCATTTCGATAGGAAATCCATATGTGTCATATAATTTAAACGACTCTTTTCCGGAAATCTCAGTATCACGAATACCAGTGTGCTCAAACTTTTTCTCAATTCTAAAAAGTAATTTTTCAAATTCTTTCTCACCTTTAATTAGTGTTTCTGAAAATTGTTTTTCTTCCCCCATAAGTTCATCTAAAATCTTTTGCCGATTCGTCTCGAGCTCAGTTTTATGTTTACCAAAATCATCGATATATATTGCCGCAATATCTGCACAGAACGCCTTATCGATTCCAAGTTTACTTCCAAATCGTACCGCTCGTCGAATCAGCCTTCTGAGCACATAACCTTGATCTGTATTTGAAGGCACAACACCATCACCAATTATAAATGTAGCAGCCTTTAGATGGTCGGCTACGACACGCAACGCGTGTCTGACCCAGTCTTCACCTCGCTGGCTTGCCTCGACACTCGACATCTCATCAAGAACAGCAAATACCCCTGCAAAAAGCTCAGTGTCATAGACATTGTCCTTGCCTTGCATTACAGCAGTCACGCGCTCAAGCCCCATTCCGGTATCTACATTTTGCTGAGAAAGCGGTTCAAAAGTACCATCTTCTTTTTTGTTGTATTGCATAAAAACATCATTCCAAATCTCCACCCATTTTTCATTGTCCGGATCGAACTTCATTGGTGCGGGTAATTTTCCCCCGTCTTCCTCAACCTCGCCACCAACCCAGTAAAACATCTCGGTATCAGGTCCGCATGGTCCGGTTTGTCCGGCAGGTCCCCACCAGTTATCTTTTTTCGGTAAATACGCAATCCTTCCGTCCCGCACGCCAAGCTCTTTCCAAATTCCTGCTGATTCCTCATCACGTGGACAATCGCTGTCCCCTGCAAACACAGACATTGCTAATCTATCAAGTGGCAAATTCAGCCAATCTTTTCCTGTCAAAAATTCAAAACTCCACGAGATAGCTTCTTTCTTAAAATAATCTCCAAGCGACCAATTCCCAAGCATTTCAAAAAATGTGAGATGAGTCCCATCTCCAACTTCATCGATATCTCCGGTACGGATACATTTTTGACTATCACATAACCTTGTCCCGGATGGATGTTTCTCACCGAGCAAATACGGCACCAAAGGATGCATCCCCGCAGTTGTAA
Proteins encoded in this window:
- a CDS encoding MiaB/RimO family radical SAM methylthiotransferase, which translates into the protein MSHIVTKPKFFIKTFGCQMNTSDSERVITVLEALGYESVNEEESLKYVDFVIFNTCSVKQKAEDKMLGVIKHYHKMRKINPNIILGVTGCMVRQTGVKEDVRKIKEGRGDEIPEYRKVRALDLKKRGLAAKKGYDILLTRLTQIDLVFRIEDIAILGNLLKEVNPNLQLNEIVDEGTLENYFKIAPKVETKVQAYVPIMTGCDKFCTYCIVPFTRGREYSRKFEEIIDECTRLVKSGTQEITLVGQTVNTYGLSRMDRASKNFDWYYHKGGQISSAYRGNHPDESGVEKPFITLLKAVDKLKTKGLKRLRYTSPHPRDFTDDVIDAITSLDTICPHIHMPVQSGSNTVLKRMNRNYLAEEYVEILQKMREKIPNLVITTDIIVGFCGETDEEFEETYKMYDALEWDFCYISQYSPRKGTVSERMMDDDISREVKKERWEKMNELMKQKTHKKNKSYEGRVVEVLVERSTLEKDNTYLNSGRTPDSKEIQFISDQDLTGEFVNIKITEGLEWLLRGALR
- a CDS encoding alanine--tRNA ligase, whose protein sequence is MKAAEIRQKYLEFFKSKRHSVIPSSSLMPENDPTVLFTTAGMHPLVPYLLGEKHPSGTRLCDSQKCIRTGDIDEVGDGTHLTFFEMLGNWSLGDYFKKEAISWSFEFLTGKDWLNLPLDRLAMSVFAGDSDCPRDEESAGIWKELGVRDGRIAYLPKKDNWWGPAGQTGPCGPDTEMFYWVGGEVEEDGGKLPAPMKFDPDNEKWVEIWNDVFMQYNKKEDGTFEPLSQQNVDTGMGLERVTAVMQGKDNVYDTELFAGVFAVLDEMSSVEASQRGEDWVRHALRVVADHLKAATFIIGDGVVPSNTDQGYVLRRLIRRAVRFGSKLGIDKAFCADIAAIYIDDFGKHKTELETNRQKILDELMGEEKQFSETLIKGEKEFEKLLFRIEKKFEHTGIRDTEISGKESFKLYDTYGFPIEMTEELAKEKGISVDREGFDTAFEEHQALSRAGAEQKFAGGLADHSEETKKLHTATHLMLEALRKVLGEHVNQCGSNITADRLRFDFSHDDKLTDEQKSEVEKFVNDAIKEDYKVGFVEMTVGQARKIGATGIFEDKYDKDLGGRVKVYFMGHGDAATDPASMQAIVDMLDAGVAESEGLPKKEDYFSVEICGGPHAANTGSLGSFKIKKEESSSKGVRRIKAVIGV